One part of the Microcoleus sp. FACHB-672 genome encodes these proteins:
- the psbV gene encoding photosystem II cytochrome c-550 — MLKRYIWLVVATVFFTFQIFVSEAGAVELDKATRTIPLNDNGETVVLSVKQVEKGKRLFNDTCAQCHIGGATKTDPNVGLGPDSLAGATPPRDNVEALVDYIKKPTTYDGFQDISEYHPSIESADIFPEMRNLTDNDLFEIAGHILIQPKIVGEQWGGGKAIR, encoded by the coding sequence ATGCTGAAAAGGTACATCTGGCTTGTTGTGGCCACTGTATTCTTCACGTTTCAAATATTTGTTAGTGAAGCCGGTGCTGTCGAATTGGACAAAGCAACTCGCACCATCCCCCTGAACGACAACGGTGAAACGGTTGTGCTGAGCGTCAAACAAGTAGAGAAGGGCAAACGCCTGTTTAACGATACTTGCGCTCAATGTCACATAGGAGGCGCTACGAAGACAGATCCCAACGTGGGACTAGGGCCAGATTCCCTCGCCGGCGCTACACCGCCGCGAGATAACGTTGAAGCGCTTGTAGACTACATTAAAAAACCCACCACCTACGATGGGTTTCAGGACATTTCTGAATACCACCCCAGCATTGAAAGCGCTGACATCTTCCCAGAGATGAGAAATCTCACAGACAATGACTTGTTTGAAATCGCAGGTCATATTCTCATACAGCCGAAGATTGTGGGCGAACAATGGGGCGGCGGTAAAGCTATCCGCTGA
- a CDS encoding translation initiation factor IF-2: protein MGFADLSIAEIAEDYNLPVADVCSLCDHLGIAYKNPQTRLALEDAKAIMANIMAQRQDAGSDGEA, encoded by the coding sequence ATGGGGTTTGCAGACCTGTCAATTGCAGAAATTGCAGAGGATTACAACCTACCTGTCGCAGACGTGTGTAGTCTGTGCGACCACTTGGGTATTGCTTATAAAAACCCTCAGACCCGTCTTGCTTTGGAGGATGCCAAGGCAATTATGGCTAACATCATGGCTCAACGCCAAGATGCCGGTTCTGATGGGGAAGCCTGA